In Priestia megaterium NBRC 15308 = ATCC 14581, the following proteins share a genomic window:
- a CDS encoding Bax inhibitor-1/YccA family protein has protein sequence MQEVIGVEQRSLFQKVLVTFIFSLFISTVGLYVGQYVPPAYFIPLAIAELVMLVAAFMLRKKKSVGYGFTYAFSFISGITLFPIVSYYASVAGAQVVLYAFGSTFVIFTVMGVIGAKTKKDLGFLGSFLLVALLALVCISIFSLFSPLTTPGLMAFSVIGTIVFSLYVLYDFNKMKHGEITEELVPLLALSLYLDFINLFINLLRFFGILGSDD, from the coding sequence ATGCAAGAAGTGATTGGAGTAGAGCAGCGGTCTCTGTTTCAAAAAGTATTAGTAACATTTATTTTTTCGTTATTTATTTCAACAGTTGGCTTATACGTAGGTCAATATGTGCCGCCGGCTTATTTTATTCCGTTAGCGATTGCTGAACTTGTGATGCTGGTTGCAGCATTTATGTTACGAAAGAAAAAAAGCGTAGGATACGGTTTTACATATGCGTTTTCATTTATATCAGGCATCACGCTGTTTCCGATTGTTAGCTACTATGCATCAGTAGCGGGGGCGCAAGTTGTGCTTTATGCGTTTGGAAGCACGTTCGTTATTTTTACTGTGATGGGTGTGATTGGGGCAAAAACGAAAAAAGATTTAGGGTTTTTAGGCAGCTTTTTATTAGTAGCGCTGTTAGCACTAGTCTGTATCAGCATTTTCTCGCTGTTTAGTCCCTTAACAACGCCTGGACTCATGGCATTCTCAGTGATTGGTACCATCGTTTTTTCACTTTACGTGCTGTATGATTTTAATAAAATGAAGCACGGTGAAATCACGGAAGAGCTTGTTCCACTGCTGGCACTATCTCTTTATTTAGATTTTATTAATCTATTCATCAACTTGCTTCGCTTTTTCGGTATTTTAGGAAGCGATGATTAA
- a CDS encoding MFS transporter → MTNQQEPIWTKSFISIAITNFFIFVVFYALLTLLPIYVLDALEGTSTQAGLVVTIFLLSAIIVRPFSGKVIENIGKKKTLVFSTLIFALSSFLYMFIHDFNVLLLLRFFQGISFSLATTVTGAIAADLVPAKRRGEGLGYFGMSMNLAVVAGPFLALTLHQYMAYNIIFLVFGVIMLVGWLCGMMVKNLQENAAPSVKKSFSLSDLFEKKSMPISSVGILVSFSYASIISFISVYAQSLGLIKTASFFFVVFAAAMLISRPFTGRLFDKSGPNIVIIPSCIVFAIGLFSLSLTHSSWMLLFSGALVGLGYGTLLPSFQTLAIQAAPAHRSAYATATFFTFYDSGIAVGSFVLGIAAGALGYSKLYFALGIFVLLITLYYKWIANLRQKQKAANIQVGMK, encoded by the coding sequence ATGACAAACCAGCAGGAGCCAATCTGGACTAAAAGCTTTATCAGCATTGCGATTACCAACTTTTTTATTTTTGTCGTGTTTTATGCATTGCTAACGCTGTTGCCGATTTATGTATTAGACGCCTTAGAAGGCACGAGTACGCAGGCAGGGCTTGTTGTTACCATCTTTTTATTATCTGCGATTATTGTTAGACCATTTTCAGGGAAAGTCATTGAAAACATTGGAAAGAAAAAAACGCTTGTATTTAGTACCCTCATTTTTGCGCTTTCTTCCTTCTTATATATGTTCATCCACGATTTTAACGTGCTTTTATTACTGCGCTTCTTTCAAGGGATTTCATTCAGCTTAGCAACAACTGTCACCGGAGCGATTGCAGCGGATTTAGTTCCCGCTAAACGACGAGGAGAAGGGCTTGGCTACTTCGGAATGTCAATGAACTTAGCCGTTGTTGCAGGGCCGTTTTTAGCACTAACGCTTCATCAATACATGGCATACAATATTATTTTCCTTGTATTTGGCGTGATTATGCTCGTTGGCTGGCTGTGCGGAATGATGGTCAAAAATCTTCAAGAAAACGCTGCTCCGTCAGTGAAGAAATCATTTTCACTGAGCGATTTGTTTGAAAAGAAATCCATGCCGATTTCATCTGTAGGTATTCTCGTTTCTTTTTCGTATGCAAGCATTATTTCTTTTATTTCTGTGTACGCACAGTCGCTTGGATTGATTAAAACAGCAAGCTTTTTCTTTGTCGTATTCGCAGCTGCGATGCTGATCTCACGACCGTTTACAGGAAGATTATTTGATAAATCTGGCCCAAACATTGTGATTATTCCATCGTGTATTGTCTTTGCGATTGGTCTATTTAGTTTAAGCCTTACACATTCTTCTTGGATGCTGCTGTTTTCAGGTGCGTTAGTAGGTCTAGGCTACGGAACGCTGCTTCCTAGCTTCCAAACGCTTGCGATTCAAGCGGCGCCTGCTCACCGAAGCGCATATGCAACTGCTACATTCTTTACGTTTTATGATAGCGGTATTGCGGTTGGTTCATTTGTATTAGGAATTGCAGCAGGTGCTTTAGGATATTCAAAACTGTACTTTGCACTTGGTATTTTTGTTCTTTTGATTACACTTTACTACAAGTGGATTGCAAATTTACGTCAAAAACAAAAAGCAGCAAATATCCAGGTGGGCATGAAATAA
- a CDS encoding sigma-70 family RNA polymerase sigma factor codes for MSHSKKIETQTKSFDDACWNEHYPKLQQYCRFLAQNAWDGDDIAQETFLKAQRYKGEEHKLSSALLNKIAYHHWIDLLRKRKREVIAAEEGLDQQDGKRAFDMKGHSVELLLSQFTPKQAVIFFLKEGFGYQLKEIALILQTSETAVKSNLHRAKQRLEKDGEPFSTDSFWDEKERNELSELFYKTLEAQDPALLIHALPSLKSVIQKPTYTPKCTLCMAA; via the coding sequence ATGTCACATTCAAAAAAAATCGAAACACAAACAAAAAGCTTTGACGATGCATGCTGGAACGAGCATTACCCAAAATTGCAGCAGTACTGCCGCTTTTTAGCGCAAAATGCGTGGGACGGAGACGATATTGCCCAAGAAACGTTTTTAAAAGCTCAGCGATATAAAGGTGAAGAGCACAAGCTGTCTTCCGCGCTGTTAAATAAAATTGCGTATCACCACTGGATTGATCTGCTGAGAAAACGAAAGCGTGAAGTAATAGCCGCAGAAGAAGGTTTGGACCAACAAGACGGCAAGCGGGCGTTTGATATGAAAGGACACTCGGTCGAGCTACTCCTTAGTCAGTTTACGCCAAAGCAAGCAGTTATCTTTTTCTTAAAAGAAGGCTTTGGCTATCAGCTAAAAGAAATAGCGTTGATTTTACAAACGTCAGAAACAGCGGTAAAAAGCAATTTACATCGTGCTAAGCAGCGGTTAGAAAAAGACGGTGAGCCGTTTTCTACAGATTCTTTTTGGGATGAAAAAGAGCGTAATGAGCTGTCAGAACTGTTTTATAAAACGTTAGAAGCGCAGGACCCAGCACTTTTGATTCATGCTTTGCCTTCCTTAAAAAGCGTCATTCAAAAACCAACGTATACTCCGAAGTGCACTCTCTGCATGGCTGCATAG
- a CDS encoding YjgB family protein, protein MKMKQRISKAAAAATITGIAAFGFAPVAQFDTPAHAATSQETNSQSQTAVKNINEIYNAAVKGEVPRLTVDFKIGKTLRQDVRDQFGPPPEGSSNNFDYYHAEMGHPGYAFGYDQNNVINEIRYFGTNVERQTNLGSITQANLKKELGQPNFTGKVKGDGTTQTKYTYHAGAYDLEFIFDDSKTLNHVNLVKKP, encoded by the coding sequence ATGAAAATGAAACAACGAATATCAAAAGCAGCGGCGGCTGCAACGATTACAGGAATTGCTGCGTTTGGATTTGCTCCTGTCGCTCAGTTTGATACACCAGCACATGCAGCTACATCTCAAGAAACAAACAGTCAAAGTCAAACAGCTGTAAAAAACATTAATGAAATTTACAACGCCGCAGTAAAAGGTGAGGTGCCACGCTTAACGGTAGACTTCAAAATTGGCAAAACACTACGTCAAGACGTTCGCGATCAGTTCGGTCCCCCGCCTGAAGGTTCATCAAACAACTTTGACTACTATCATGCGGAAATGGGTCACCCTGGATACGCATTTGGCTATGATCAAAATAACGTCATTAACGAAATCCGCTATTTTGGTACAAATGTAGAGCGTCAAACAAATCTAGGCTCCATCACGCAAGCTAACTTAAAGAAAGAATTAGGTCAGCCGAACTTTACAGGCAAAGTAAAAGGTGATGGTACTACTCAAACGAAGTACACCTATCATGCCGGCGCCTATGATCTTGAATTCATTTTTGATGATAGCAAAACGTTAAATCACGTTAATTTAGTTAAAAAACCTTAA
- a CDS encoding cyclase family protein yields MKKRTYIDLSHIIEDGVITHKGLPAPIICDYLSREESRKLYEPGTEFQIGKIEMVTNTGTYIDVPFHRYKDGADLAQMAIDKTAGLEGIVVSVDTTLKAIDESHFQHVDVKGKAVLIHTGWDRYWNTDDYLENHPYLTESAAAYLVSQQPALVGIDSMNIDDTKGKTRPAHTLLLGADIVIAEHLCHLDQLTAKSFLFYAVPPKIKGVGTFPVRAFAEVERK; encoded by the coding sequence ATGAAAAAAAGAACGTATATTGATCTAAGCCACATCATTGAAGACGGAGTTATCACACATAAAGGCTTGCCGGCACCGATCATTTGCGACTATTTAAGCCGAGAAGAGTCTAGAAAGCTTTATGAACCAGGCACTGAATTTCAAATCGGTAAAATTGAAATGGTCACGAATACAGGTACGTATATTGACGTGCCGTTTCACAGATACAAAGACGGAGCGGATTTAGCTCAAATGGCTATTGATAAAACAGCCGGGTTAGAAGGAATAGTCGTTTCAGTTGACACGACTTTAAAAGCGATTGATGAATCTCATTTTCAACATGTAGATGTAAAAGGCAAAGCGGTATTAATTCATACAGGATGGGATCGCTACTGGAATACAGACGATTATTTAGAAAATCATCCATACTTAACAGAAAGCGCGGCAGCTTATTTAGTGTCTCAACAGCCCGCTCTTGTTGGAATTGATTCGATGAATATTGATGATACAAAAGGAAAAACAAGACCAGCTCATACGCTGCTGTTAGGAGCGGACATTGTAATTGCTGAACACTTATGTCACTTAGATCAACTAACGGCGAAGTCCTTTTTATTTTACGCCGTGCCTCCTAAAATAAAAGGAGTTGGAACGTTTCCGGTAAGAGCATTTGCGGAGGTAGAAAGAAAATGA
- the clpP gene encoding ATP-dependent Clp endopeptidase proteolytic subunit ClpP — MSTIPYVIEQSNRGERSYDIYSRLLKDRIILIGDEINDHIANSVVAQLLFLATDDPKKDISLYINSPGGSTSAGFAIYDTMQYIEPDVQTICTGMAASFGALLLLAGAKGKRYALPNSEVMIHQPLGGARGQATEIEISARRILKLKQHINEIISTRTGQPVEKVANDTERDYFMSAEEAKTYGIIDGILLPK, encoded by the coding sequence ATGAGTACGATTCCATATGTAATTGAACAAAGCAACCGCGGTGAACGTTCGTATGATATTTATTCGAGGCTGTTAAAAGACCGAATTATTTTAATTGGTGATGAAATCAATGATCATATTGCCAACAGCGTGGTTGCGCAGCTGCTGTTTCTTGCGACAGATGATCCTAAAAAAGATATTTCACTTTATATTAACAGCCCCGGAGGTTCCACTTCAGCAGGGTTTGCGATTTATGATACGATGCAGTATATCGAGCCGGATGTTCAAACGATTTGCACGGGCATGGCCGCTTCTTTTGGCGCATTGCTTCTCCTAGCAGGAGCAAAAGGAAAGCGCTATGCACTTCCAAATAGTGAAGTTATGATTCATCAGCCGCTAGGAGGGGCTAGAGGGCAGGCGACTGAAATTGAAATTAGCGCTCGGCGAATTTTAAAATTGAAGCAGCATATTAATGAAATCATATCAACACGAACGGGACAGCCGGTTGAAAAAGTGGCAAACGATACGGAACGAGATTATTTTATGAGTGCTGAAGAAGCAAAGACTTACGGAATTATTGACGGTATTCTGTTGCCAAAATAA
- a CDS encoding 2-methylaconitate cis-trans isomerase PrpF family protein: protein MTRIPVTVMRGGTSKGVFINHEEMPVNKSDWEPFLLDIMGSPDQRQIDGLGGANSLTSKIAIIKKSDLKEADVDYTFAQVSISESLVDFKGNCGNISSAVGPYAIEQGLVQAVEPVTKVRIYNTNTKKVIVAEVEVENGKVKTEGSCMIPGVPGTGSPIYLSFENGEGAVTGKLLPTGNAIDLLQTSIGTIKASIVDVGNPLVFVKAADIGLKGAELPHEYTDKQLKLFEEIRSIAAEKAGLAPQDKATKLSPAVPKMTIISPPMDHRDGTGREKAASQMDVLIRMMSMQKPHQTLAITGAICTTAAIYTKGTLPSEMVQLKGNTVRLAHPMGIMETSVDLKDGQVNGIKVVRTARLIFEGFVYTKHTYDVCLSS, encoded by the coding sequence ATGACGCGCATTCCTGTAACGGTTATGAGAGGTGGAACAAGTAAAGGGGTTTTTATCAATCATGAAGAAATGCCTGTGAACAAATCCGATTGGGAACCGTTTTTGCTAGATATAATGGGAAGTCCGGACCAACGTCAAATTGATGGACTAGGCGGAGCTAATTCGCTGACAAGTAAAATCGCGATTATAAAAAAATCAGATTTAAAAGAAGCTGACGTAGATTACACGTTTGCGCAGGTTAGCATCAGCGAATCTCTCGTTGATTTTAAAGGAAACTGCGGCAATATCTCTTCAGCGGTCGGACCTTATGCAATCGAACAAGGACTTGTACAAGCTGTGGAACCGGTGACTAAAGTGCGGATCTATAATACAAATACCAAAAAAGTAATCGTAGCGGAAGTAGAAGTAGAAAACGGGAAAGTGAAAACAGAAGGATCCTGTATGATTCCTGGAGTGCCAGGCACGGGTTCACCCATTTATCTTTCGTTTGAAAACGGAGAAGGAGCCGTTACTGGAAAACTGCTTCCAACCGGGAACGCTATCGATCTTCTGCAAACATCCATCGGGACGATAAAAGCATCAATTGTTGATGTAGGAAATCCGCTTGTATTTGTTAAAGCAGCGGATATTGGCTTAAAGGGAGCAGAACTTCCGCATGAATACACGGACAAACAGCTGAAGCTATTTGAAGAAATTCGCTCCATTGCAGCGGAAAAAGCGGGGCTTGCACCTCAAGACAAAGCAACTAAACTATCACCAGCGGTTCCAAAAATGACGATTATTTCTCCTCCTATGGACCATCGCGACGGGACTGGCAGAGAAAAAGCTGCTTCTCAAATGGACGTATTAATCCGCATGATGTCGATGCAAAAACCGCATCAAACGCTTGCGATTACAGGAGCAATTTGTACAACGGCGGCTATCTATACAAAAGGCACGCTTCCGTCAGAAATGGTTCAATTAAAAGGTAATACCGTTCGACTTGCTCATCCAATGGGAATTATGGAAACCAGTGTGGATCTAAAAGATGGACAGGTTAACGGAATCAAAGTAGTGCGTACAGCCCGTCTTATTTTTGAAGGATTTGTTTATACAAAGCATACGTATGATGTATGTTTATCAAGTTAA
- a CDS encoding LysR family transcriptional regulator yields the protein MDQKDWILIKTLHEEKNITRTAERLYVSQPSLSYRLKNLEEEFGVSLFFKTKKGIEFTSEGEHLVRYAENMWKQLQETKDSMRNMSETVTGTLRLGVSSNFAQHKLPKILKQFSLHYPNVQFSVNTGWSTQVMNLLDSSRVHVGILRGNYPWNGEKSLLTKERLCLISKKEIAIDDLPNLPYINYKTDTSLKDLIQDWWHDKFSEPPFVAMEVDRQETAKEMVKNDLGFAILPEICLHSSDNLYTYGLSYRDESPLLRNTWLMYDPSYLNLSVVKAFIDFLKLSEK from the coding sequence ATGGATCAAAAAGATTGGATATTAATTAAAACGCTTCACGAAGAAAAGAACATTACGCGAACGGCTGAAAGGCTCTACGTATCGCAGCCTTCTTTAAGCTACCGCCTTAAAAATCTTGAAGAAGAATTTGGCGTGTCGCTTTTTTTCAAAACGAAAAAAGGAATTGAGTTTACATCTGAAGGTGAGCATCTTGTTCGCTATGCGGAAAATATGTGGAAGCAGCTGCAGGAAACAAAAGACAGCATGCGTAATATGAGCGAAACCGTTACGGGAACGCTTCGCTTAGGAGTATCGAGTAACTTTGCACAGCATAAGCTTCCTAAAATTTTAAAGCAGTTCTCTCTTCACTACCCAAATGTACAGTTCAGCGTCAATACGGGCTGGAGTACGCAAGTTATGAATCTATTAGACTCTTCGCGTGTGCACGTTGGTATTTTACGAGGCAATTACCCGTGGAACGGAGAAAAATCACTGCTGACGAAAGAACGGCTCTGCTTAATTTCGAAAAAAGAAATTGCGATCGATGATTTGCCGAACCTGCCTTATATTAACTATAAAACCGATACGTCACTAAAAGATCTCATTCAAGACTGGTGGCATGACAAGTTTTCAGAGCCTCCGTTTGTGGCAATGGAAGTTGACCGGCAAGAAACGGCCAAAGAAATGGTCAAAAATGATTTAGGCTTTGCCATTTTACCTGAAATTTGCCTTCACTCCAGCGACAACTTATATACATACGGACTTTCGTACCGAGATGAATCACCTTTGCTTCGAAACACGTGGCTCATGTATGATCCTTCTTACTTGAATCTATCGGTCGTGAAAGCGTTTATTGACTTTTTAAAGCTAAGTGAAAAATAA
- a CDS encoding C40 family peptidase, translating into MKVMKPLMVTALGLSLATFYEGAFPAEKAVQVQAATDENVIADKAKTYEGADYTSGGETLSEGFDSSGFVQYVFKQALDTTLPRSLKEQSELGTDVDKSELQAGDVLFFDTNENGEVNVAAIYIGGDEMIYASSSDEKVVVKNISSSAYWSSHFAKAKRITGAPEIAKDNEVIAEALKHLGTPYVFGGESPTDGFDCSAFVAYVFQHASDVYLPRSTDQQWQVGEEVARADLKAGDVIFFKDTYREGISHVGIYAGGNQFIHAKRSENVTMDYLTSSYWTSKYAGARRYDDLSLSKDNPFVTESLKYVGEVPYAQGGTSPSTGFDTAGFVQYIYKEAAGKDIPRYASQQWNAGETISQSDLKPGDLVFFEGSSLIPSIYIGNDYVVHVSTSEGVKITNYKVDSYWAPKYYGAKRMP; encoded by the coding sequence ATGAAAGTAATGAAACCTCTTATGGTCACAGCGTTAGGGCTTAGTCTTGCCACTTTTTATGAAGGCGCTTTTCCTGCAGAAAAAGCTGTGCAAGTACAGGCTGCTACAGATGAAAACGTGATTGCTGATAAAGCAAAAACGTATGAAGGAGCCGATTATACATCCGGAGGCGAAACGCTAAGCGAAGGGTTTGACAGCTCTGGCTTTGTTCAATATGTGTTTAAGCAAGCGCTTGATACAACGCTTCCTCGCTCCCTGAAAGAACAATCAGAGCTTGGAACAGATGTTGACAAAAGTGAGCTGCAGGCAGGCGATGTATTGTTTTTTGACACCAATGAAAACGGTGAAGTGAACGTAGCCGCTATTTATATCGGAGGCGATGAGATGATTTATGCATCTTCTTCAGACGAAAAAGTCGTGGTGAAAAACATTTCAAGCAGCGCCTATTGGTCATCACATTTTGCCAAAGCAAAGCGAATTACAGGAGCACCGGAAATTGCAAAAGATAATGAAGTTATTGCAGAAGCGCTAAAACATCTCGGCACACCATATGTATTTGGAGGCGAGTCGCCAACGGACGGTTTTGATTGTTCCGCATTTGTTGCATATGTATTTCAACACGCATCGGACGTCTACCTTCCGAGATCAACCGATCAGCAGTGGCAAGTTGGAGAAGAAGTTGCTCGCGCAGATTTAAAGGCAGGAGACGTTATCTTTTTTAAAGACACGTATCGTGAAGGGATTTCACACGTCGGTATCTACGCAGGCGGCAATCAGTTTATTCATGCCAAGCGCAGCGAAAATGTGACGATGGATTACCTGACAAGCAGCTACTGGACGTCTAAGTACGCAGGAGCAAGGCGCTACGATGACTTATCGCTATCAAAAGACAACCCATTTGTGACCGAATCTCTTAAATATGTAGGAGAAGTACCTTATGCACAAGGTGGGACAAGTCCTTCTACAGGCTTTGATACGGCTGGTTTTGTTCAATACATTTATAAAGAAGCAGCTGGAAAAGACATTCCGCGCTATGCGAGTCAGCAGTGGAATGCAGGAGAAACCATTTCACAATCTGACTTGAAGCCGGGAGATCTCGTCTTTTTTGAAGGAAGTTCACTTATTCCATCTATTTATATTGGAAATGACTATGTCGTTCACGTGTCCACATCTGAGGGCGTGAAAATTACAAACTATAAAGTAGACAGCTACTGGGCGCCTAAATACTACGGAGCAAAGCGCATGCCATAA
- a CDS encoding DUF2199 domain-containing protein, giving the protein MRRRKLYGKKKTNKLHYKDLTCEHPQPALPMSYTSEAPFYYYDASDDERQNDFELYSEICIMNQEHFFVRGCVEIPVFNEEEFFTWNIWVSLSEENFRRMIDVWESDKKEKEPPYFGWFSVSIPGYPETLNLKTNVHTRSVGTRPLIELEPTDHPLAVEQREGITLERIKDIQKQLTTY; this is encoded by the coding sequence ATGCGAAGAAGAAAACTATACGGCAAGAAGAAAACGAACAAACTTCACTATAAAGACTTAACCTGTGAACACCCTCAGCCTGCTTTGCCTATGAGCTATACAAGTGAAGCTCCTTTTTACTATTATGACGCGTCAGACGATGAAAGACAAAACGACTTTGAACTATATTCAGAGATTTGTATCATGAATCAAGAACATTTTTTCGTAAGAGGCTGTGTTGAAATTCCTGTTTTTAATGAAGAAGAATTTTTCACTTGGAACATATGGGTTTCTTTAAGCGAAGAAAATTTCCGCCGAATGATAGATGTATGGGAAAGTGACAAAAAAGAAAAGGAACCGCCTTATTTCGGCTGGTTTTCAGTTTCAATTCCAGGCTATCCCGAAACGTTAAATTTAAAAACAAATGTGCATACAAGATCTGTTGGAACAAGACCGCTCATCGAGTTAGAGCCAACCGATCACCCTTTAGCCGTCGAGCAGCGGGAAGGGATAACGCTAGAGCGAATCAAAGACATACAAAAACAATTGACTACCTATTAA
- a CDS encoding CitMHS family transporter, producing the protein MLALLGFTMIIVFTYLIMSKRMSPIVALMVIPLLFAVIGGFGKGVGDMMLEGLKQVAPSAAMLLFAILYFGVMIDAGLFDPLIKQLLKIVKGDPLKIVIGTALLSLLVALDGDGTTTYMITVSALLPLYKRLNMSPLVLTTVAMLSLSIMSSMTPWGGPATRAIVALHLDASEFFIPLLPTLIGGALWVVFTGYILGKKERRRLGAIDIEQFELKSSLAFAEDASLTSQEDITQPKKIWINLALTIALMVVLVSGIWSVSVLFMIGFALALMINYPKLEDQKERLMAHAGNALTVAALVFAAGIFTGILSGTKMVDEMASLLIHLVPDSLGSFLPTIVALTSMPFTFVMSNDAYYFGVLPIFAETAASYGIDPMEIARASVLGQPVHLLSPLVASTFLLVGMVGVDLGEHQRFAFKWAILTSLVLIVLAIVTGALTLF; encoded by the coding sequence ATGCTAGCACTACTAGGTTTTACAATGATTATTGTCTTTACGTATCTCATTATGTCAAAAAGGATGTCTCCTATCGTAGCTTTAATGGTCATTCCACTTCTTTTTGCGGTGATTGGAGGTTTTGGCAAAGGCGTCGGAGACATGATGCTAGAAGGGTTAAAACAAGTAGCTCCGTCAGCTGCGATGCTGCTGTTCGCCATCTTATATTTCGGGGTTATGATTGATGCCGGACTGTTTGATCCATTAATTAAGCAGCTGTTAAAAATCGTAAAAGGCGATCCGCTTAAAATCGTCATCGGAACGGCTCTTCTATCGCTTTTAGTTGCACTAGACGGAGACGGTACAACCACTTATATGATTACGGTTTCTGCTCTTCTTCCACTTTATAAACGCCTGAATATGAGTCCGTTAGTGTTAACGACAGTTGCGATGCTTTCTCTTAGTATTATGAGCAGCATGACGCCTTGGGGAGGCCCGGCTACTCGTGCGATTGTCGCCCTTCACCTCGATGCATCTGAGTTCTTTATTCCACTTCTTCCAACGTTAATTGGCGGAGCTTTGTGGGTTGTCTTTACAGGCTATATTCTTGGAAAAAAAGAGCGCAGACGACTTGGTGCTATTGACATCGAGCAGTTTGAATTAAAAAGCTCGCTTGCGTTTGCTGAAGACGCATCTTTAACTTCTCAAGAAGATATTACACAGCCTAAAAAAATCTGGATTAACTTAGCTTTAACCATTGCACTCATGGTCGTATTGGTTTCTGGCATTTGGTCTGTTTCTGTTTTATTTATGATTGGTTTTGCGCTTGCTCTTATGATTAACTATCCAAAACTTGAGGATCAAAAAGAACGTTTAATGGCTCATGCAGGCAACGCACTAACTGTTGCAGCCCTTGTTTTTGCAGCCGGTATTTTTACAGGAATACTATCCGGCACTAAAATGGTTGACGAAATGGCAAGCCTGTTAATTCATTTAGTTCCTGATTCACTCGGTTCGTTTTTACCGACAATCGTTGCTTTAACAAGCATGCCGTTTACATTCGTGATGAGTAACGACGCTTATTACTTCGGTGTTTTACCAATATTCGCTGAAACAGCTGCTTCTTACGGAATTGATCCGATGGAAATTGCGCGAGCTTCAGTGCTCGGACAACCTGTTCATCTGTTAAGTCCACTCGTTGCGTCTACTTTCTTACTTGTAGGTATGGTAGGTGTTGATCTTGGTGAACATCAGCGCTTTGCATTTAAATGGGCCATTTTAACATCTCTTGTTCTAATTGTCCTTGCTATTGTCACAGGGGCACTTACGCTATTTTAA
- a CDS encoding GNAT family N-acetyltransferase — protein sequence MIQLHRYREVQEFKNQVEPLLSKNEVLHNLALGILHSLQENSKPNFMGVILKDSRAALVLLQTHPKQIILSQIQQLTEDELSEAAELLQEIDIPGLVGERQMVLYLSQKLADLKNQEASLKMDQRIYRLDKVKKAADAEGVLVKARLEHLPLVTEWIWEFMGVIGDPVSKEQAVKTGEAFIKAERLFLWEVNGKYVSIANATRPTAHNITINFVYTPQEERKKGYASSCVSTLSQLMLDRGFQTTSLYTDMTNPTSNKIYMEIGYEHVADSALVLFHEKK from the coding sequence ATGATCCAGTTACATAGATATAGAGAAGTGCAGGAATTTAAAAACCAAGTAGAGCCGCTTTTATCAAAGAATGAAGTTCTTCATAACTTAGCGCTCGGCATTTTACACAGCTTGCAGGAAAACAGCAAACCAAATTTTATGGGTGTTATTTTAAAAGACAGCCGTGCTGCGCTTGTGTTGCTGCAAACCCATCCTAAGCAAATCATACTGTCTCAAATACAGCAGCTAACGGAGGATGAACTAAGCGAAGCGGCAGAGCTATTACAAGAAATCGACATACCGGGCTTAGTTGGAGAAAGACAAATGGTTTTATATCTTTCTCAAAAACTAGCAGATTTAAAAAATCAAGAAGCTTCTTTAAAAATGGATCAGCGCATTTATCGGTTAGACAAAGTAAAAAAAGCTGCGGACGCTGAGGGAGTGCTGGTAAAAGCAAGATTGGAACACCTTCCGCTCGTGACAGAATGGATTTGGGAGTTTATGGGCGTCATTGGAGACCCTGTATCAAAAGAACAAGCTGTCAAAACAGGAGAAGCTTTTATTAAAGCAGAACGGCTATTTTTATGGGAAGTAAACGGCAAGTATGTGTCCATTGCCAATGCTACGCGTCCAACGGCCCATAACATTACGATTAACTTTGTATACACGCCTCAAGAAGAACGTAAAAAAGGCTATGCCTCAAGCTGTGTATCCACGCTTTCTCAGCTTATGCTAGACAGAGGATTTCAAACAACAAGTTTATACACAGATATGACAAATCCTACGTCTAACAAGATTTATATGGAGATTGGCTATGAACACGTAGCGGATTCAGCATTGGTTTTATTTCATGAAAAAAAGTAG